The DNA sequence GGCGTTGTCATGGTGCGCGTGCCGGACATCCGCGGGCTGTACGGGGACGCCGCCGACAAGAAGCTGCGCGCGGCGGGCCTCGTCCCCAAGGAGGTCTCGATCCACGGGCCCATCGAGCCGGACGCGGCCGGCATCGGGCAGG is a window from the Actinomycetota bacterium genome containing:
- a CDS encoding PASTA domain-containing protein is translated as GVVMVRVPDIRGLYGDAADKKLRAAGLVPKEVSIHGPIEPDAAGIGQAYHVRPAVGTLVPKGSTVSYHSWWESQ